The Streptomyces asoensis DNA window CGCTGGGCCGCACCACCCGCCAGGACACCTTCGCCGACACCGCGCTGACCGAGGCCGGCGCGGTCACCACGACCTACGAGTACGACCTCCGCGGCGACATGGTGACCAGCACCGACGACGTCGGCCACACCCGGACCTGGACGTACGACGCGCTGGGCCGGGTCACCGACACCACCGACCCGGACGCGGGCGCCGCCCACACGGACTACGACGCGTACGGCCGTGTGGACAAGGCGACCGACGCCCGGGGCCAGACGGTCTCGTACACCTACGAGCGCCTGAGCCGCGTCGAGCAGGTGAAGGTCACGCCCAAGGGCTCCACCACCGCCACCCCCGTGCAGTCGTACACCTACGACGGCGCGACCGGCGGCAAGGGACAGCTCTCCTCGGCCACCCGCCTCAACGACGGCAAGGCGTACACCACCTCCATCGGCGGCTACACGGCCGACTACCAGCCGACGGCGATGACCACCGCGCTGCCCCCCGGTTCCACCGCGGGCCTGACCGCCGACGGCTTCGCCACCCAGTACACGTACGCGTACGCGTACAACAGCGACGGCCAGCTGGAGAAGTACACCGCTCCGGCGGCCGGCGGCCTCGACGCCGAAGCCGTGATCACCCGCTACAACAAGGCCGGTCTGCCGACCTCGGTCTCCGGCAGGAACTGGTACGCCTCCGAGACGGCGTACTCGCCCTACGGGCAGGTGCTGCGCGCGACCGTGGGCGAGGTGGGCCGCAGGCTGTGGCAGGAGAACGTCTTCGACGAGTCCACCGGTGAGCTGCGCACCAGCCGGCTCGTCCGGGAGACGCCGACCCCCGACACGACCCTCGTGCCGGGCAGCGAGGTCAGCAAGCGCTCCTACTCCTACGACGCCTCGGGCAACGTCCTGTCCGTCGCCGACCGCATGGGCGCCACGACCGACCAGCAGTGCTTCAAGTACGACGCCCTGGGCCAGCTGAAGGAGGCGTGGACGACGCCGGGCGGCGGAGCCTGCGCCGCCACCGGCAAGAGCACCGCCGAGCCCGTCTACTCCGACGGCACGGTCAACGTCTCCGCCGACAACGCGGGCTACTGGCAGTCCTACGAGTACGACGTCCTGGGCAACCGCACCCGCAAGACGGCGTACCAGGCCACCCCGAGCATCACCGGCGGGGTGCGCGACACCAAGGGCGACGTCGTCACCGACTACGCCTACGGCACCAGCGACACGGCGAAGAACGACCAGCCGCACACCCTGACCTCGTACACCACGACGTCGACTACGGCGGCCGGAGCGACGGTCAAGGCCCGTTCGGAGCAGACCTACGACAGCGCGGGCGACCTGGAGAAGCGCAGCACCGGCGGCGACACCGCCCAGGCCCTGACCTGGACCTGGGACGGCAAGGTCGAGTCCGTGACGGGGTTCGGCGCGGACGGCTCGGGCCCCTTCGTCGGCACCGGCGAGATGTGCCTGGACCTCGCGGGCGGCGTCCCGAACGCGGGCACCGCCGTCCAGATCTACGTGTGCAACGGCAGCAAGGCGCAGACCTTCCGCCTCCAGGCAGCCGACGCCGACAGGAACGGCACCGTCGAGGACGCCACGATCGGCGCGCTCATGGTCGGCGGGAAGTGCGCCCAGCCGACGACCACCGCAGCCGCCGCACCGGTCCTCGTCCAGGCCTGCGACATCGCCGTGGCGACGCAGCGCTGGCAGACCCTGCCCACCGGCCAGATCAAGAACCTCTCGGCGAACCTCTGCCTGTCCGCCCCGGCGTCGACGGCCGGCACCGACCTGACGCTCGCGGCCTGCAACGCGACCGCCGCGACCCAGCTGTGGAAGCCGGCCTCGAAGACGACGTACGTCTACGACGCCATGGGCAACCGGCTGCTGGAGCGCACCAGCGCGGGCGCGGTCCTGAACCTGCCCGACACCAAGGTCTCCGTGACCACCACGGGCAAGCTCCGCTATACCGAGCGCACCTACGCCGGCATCGGCGGCCCGGCGGTGACCCGCTACCGCGAGAGCACCAACAACTCGTCCGGCTTCAGCGAGTACCTGTTCGCCCAGGCGACGGACCTCAACGGCACACCGGTGGCGGAGGTCCGCCTCGACTCCGGCATGACCGTGCGCGTCACGAAGAGGGACCCGTGGGGCGAGGACCGCGCCGTGAACATCGCGCCGCGCACGCACACCGGGTTCCACACCGGTGACGAGGACAACGAGACCGGCCTGACGCACATGGGCGCCCGCGAGTACGACCCGGGGACGGGCCGCTTCATCTCGGCGGACCCCGTCCTGGACGACAGTGACCCGTTGCAGGCCAACGGCTACTCGTACGCCAACAACAACCCGGTGACCCACGCCGACCCGTCCGGTCTGACCTCCTCGGCCTCCAGCTTCGACGCGTCCATCGCCGCGCTCGACGCGAAGATCGCCGAGTACCAGAAGACGCTGAACCGCTCGATCGGCGACGTCATCCTGGCGACCGGCTGGGCCGTCTTCAAGGAGTTCATCGGCTGGAACGACGTGGTCGGCTGCTTCACCCAGGGCGACCTGTGGGCCTGCGGCAGTCTCCTGATGGACGCCATCCCGTGGACCAGCGTCTTCTCCAAGGGCAAGAAGATGTGGCGTGCCTTCAAGGGCACGATGAGCGCGGTCAAGGCGTTCCGTGCGGCCAAGCGCGTCGCCGAGATCGGCATGAAGGCGGCCAAGGCGGCGAAGGTCGCCCTGATCAAGGCGAAGAAGGCCGCGGAGGCGGCCGCGGCGGAGGCGAAACGCAAGGCGAGAGAAGCAGCGAAACGCGCCGCGGCGGCGGTCAAGAAGAAGACCAGCACCGGTTCGAAGGGCGCCCGGGGCAATCCGGCCCAGGTCAAGTCGGGTCGGAGCGCACATTCCAAGGGCTCGTCAGGCGGAGGCAAGGCGGAGAACAAGTCCGGGGGATCCCGCAGCAAGTCGGGCAAGGAGGACTCGGGAAGCGAGTCCGGCGGGGCCGACGGCGCGGGCGAAGGCGCCACCTGCAACAGCTTCACGCCGGATACCAAGGTCCTGATGGCGGACGGTTCCGCCAAGGCGATCAAGGATGTCAGGGCAGGCGACAGGGTTCTGGCGACCGATCCTGAGACGGGCGAGACACAGGCAGAGACGGTCACCGCCGAGATCCTGGGCAAGGGCGTCAAACACCTGGTCAAGGTCGTCATCGATGTAGACGGCAAGAAGGGTTCGAAGACCGCAGAGGTCACCGCGACCGACAAGCACCCCTTCTGGGTCCCGGAACTCGGTGAGTGGATCAACGCGACCGACCTCAAGTCGGGGGAGTGGCTGCGCACCGGCGCCGGCACGCTGGTCCAGATCACAGCGGTGACGCGCTGGACGGCGCTCGATGCGACGGTGCACAACCTGACCGTCGGCATGCTGCACACGTACTACGTGCTGGCGGGGGCCACACCGGTCCTGGTCCACAACGTCAGCAGTTGCCAGGTTGATTACGGATCGACGGATCTGAGCATGATGGCCATTGAAGCGCGAAAGGCGAACGGCTGGACGCGGAGTGGTCGCAATGTCTCGGTCTGGGAATACGAAGACGCCAGTGGAAGTCTGCAGACGATTGTGGCGAGAAGTGGGCCGAAGCATGCCGAGAAAATGGCGTGGGACCAGCTCAAGCAGTTGAATATCAGTGCCGAATCTGTCAAGCGCGTGTACACGGAACTCGAGCCCTGTACTTACGCGAATTGCACAAACTTTTTGAATCAGTTCACGAACGCGGCGGTGACGCATACCTTTGAATACGGTGCGGAGTCCACGTCGAGACGTGCTGGAATGAACGCGCTGAGACGTGGGTTGACGCAAATACGAAGAGGTGTTTTCGACTAGCGGCGGTAGCTCTGCGGGCGGGAAGTAGGCCGGGTCGTCAAGAGGGAAGATCCCCTTGGCGGCCCGGTTTTGCGGTGTCCGAGGAGGGCGGGGATGCTACAGTTCTGGTATGGCTAAGGGAACTCTCGAAACGGTCGGCGACGTCGTCACGGCTGTTGATACCAGTCGAGTCAATGGAATCTCCGATGCTTTCTTGACGTCACTCAGGGGCTGCTCGCTCTCGAAAGTCGTCGACGGAATGTTCTACACGGACCAGTCCGTCATGTTGGCCTCGGTCGAGACAGGCGGCGAAACGTACTTCAAACTGGGCTCCCAGGACGACGACATCTCCGGCACGTACCTCCTCTCGCAAGCGGGTGAGGTTTTCATTCAGGGTCCTGACGGCGGGCAGTTGCGTTTCGTCAATTCTGGGCTGGGCAGCTTTTTTCATTTCCTGGAGAAATGGAGTGGTTTCGTTTCCGGCCCTGCTCCGCTCGATGCTTCAGGTGACATCGATGAGGACGCTGTGATCGAGGAAGGTGTACGCCTGAAGGGTGCCCTTGAGCGGGTCGATGCGGCGGCATTCTCGGATGAGTCCACCTGGTGGTCGAACGTCTATGAGGAAGTCGAGCTCGGAGTTCTCGGGCCGCTCTGACGGGCGGCTTCGCCGCGTGCCGTGACGAGATGCAATGTCGTGTCGTCACGGGCGTGATGGGCGGTCAAGTGTGCGGCGATCCTGTGCTGTTGCCTGTTCCGGCCGGACTCATGGGGCCCCCGGGGCCCGTGGAGGTTGTGTGTGTTCGAGTGGCGCCGTGCGTCTATCATGCACACAACATTCACGTGTCGGAGGCCTGCGCGCAGGCGCGCCCCGGCACAGCGCACCCCGGGGGAAACTGAGTGCGTCCGACTTTCTCGCGTGCCTTTCGTGCTGTCCTGACGGCCGGTGCCGCGGCCGGGATCATCGCGACCGCCGTCTCCGCGCCCGCCCAGGCCGCGAGCGGCTACGACCGTTGCCCATGGGGCAGCCTCTGCGTCTTCAGTGATCCGGTGGGCAAGGGGCAGATGCTGGTCGTCAAGGGCAGCTTGCTGAACCTCGGCGCGTGGGACAACCGCATCAGCTCCTACGCCAACTACACCGACTGGGCCGTGTGCTTCACGCTCGCCGCCGGGCTCGACCCGCGCGAGGGCGGCACCCACTTCTACCCGGGGCACGGCTCCTTCGACGAGAGCGCGACGCCCGAGCTCGACAACGCGGTCAGCTCGCTCGACCTGGGGCCCGAGGCGGACCGGTTCTGCGCGGGGGAGAGCCGGTACCCGATGTACCAGTGGGACAGCGAGCCCAAGCCCCGGCCGGCCGCGCTGCCCGAGCACGGGGCCTTCGGCGATGTGAACGGCGACGGGTACGCCGACTTCCTGTCCCGGAACAAGTACGGGCAGCTGTGGACCTCCCACGCGCACAGCAGCCAGGGCACCACCAGGCTCGTCGGCAGCGGCTGGAACGCCATGACGCAACTGGTCCGGCACGGCGACTACGACGGGGACGTCAAGGAGGACCTGTTCGCCCGTGACAAGTCCGGGGTGCTGTGGTTCTACCCCGGCCGGGGCGACGGGACGACCGGCACGCGCGTGCGGGTCGGCGGCGGCTGGAACACCATGCGCGACCTCGCGGCCGCCGGTGATCTGACGGGCGACGGCCGGGCCGATCTGCTCGCCGCCGACCGTACGGGCACCCTGTGGACGTATCCGGGCGACGGCAAGGGTTCCTTCGGCAGCCGCAAGAAGGTCGGCGGTGGCTGGAAGGCCATGAACGAACTCGTCGGCGCGGGCGACATGAACAGCGACAGGCGCGCCGACCTCGTGGCCCGCGACACCGCCGGGAAGCTCTGGTTCTACCCCGGCAACGGCACGGGCGGCTTCGGCGCCCGCACCCTCGTCGGCGCCGGCTGGAACAGGTTCACCGAGCTGGCCGGCCTCGGCGACACCACCGGCGACGGGCGACCGGACCTGATCGCGCACGACCCGCGCGAGACCTCGCTGCGCGTCTATCCCGGAACCGGCGCGGCGGGCGGAGGCCTGAAGGCCGCGAAGGTCTTCGGCAACCTGCAATCGGGCGTCCTGGTCTTCTGACCCGCTGCCCCCACGCCGGGCGTCGCGCTCCTGCGGCGGCACGTCGGGCGTCCTGCTCCTCCCCGTGGCCCTCGCTGCCGCTGCCGCTGCCGATACCGCGGTTGGCGCCGGGCCGCTTCCCACCTTCCTCCCGGCGGACCGGGCCCCGGACCTGCGGGCCCGGTCCGCCGGACCGAACGGAGACCGACCATGCTTCGCACCCTGCCGGGCCGCATCGCCCCTGGCGAACTCCCCACCCTCCGCCGCACCGCAGCCCGCCGCGCCCTCGGTGCCGTGGTGGCCGTCGCCGCGTCCCTGGCCACGGTGACCGGCACCGCCCCGCAGGCGGCGGCCGCGGACAACTCGGCCCGCTGCCCCTCGGGGAAGCTGTGCCTCTTCCAGTACGGCCAGTACAAGGGCGAGATGAAGATCGTCCCGTCGAGCCAGGCCACCCTGGGCGCCTTCGACAACAAGGCCTCGTCGCTGGTCAACAACAGCGGCAAGTGGGCGGTCGCGTACACCGGCGCCAAGTACACGGGCGGTGACTCGCTGCTCATCAGCCCGCACAACGGGGCCATCGAGCTCAGCGGCGGTGCCTTCGGCGGCACGTTCGACAACAAGATCAGCTCGATGCGGGTCGCCACCACCGAGTACGAGGCCGTCCAGGGCGTCCCCTGGATGGACTGGTACCGCCAGCCGGAGGAGAAGCGGCCCGAGGGGCTGCCCGACGCGGCGCGCTTCGGGGACCTGAACAACGACGGGCGCCCCGATCTCCTGGAGCGCGCGGCGGACGGCCGTCTGTGGTTCCTGTCGGGCATCGGCAACGCCGACGGGAGCACCAAGGGCAAGCTCGTCGGGAGCGGCTGGAACGCCATGACGCAGCTGGTCCGGCACGGCGACTACAACGGGGACGCCAAGGAGGACGTGTACGCCCGTGACAGGTCCGGCGTGCTGTGGTTCTACCCCGGGCGGGGCGACGGCGCCTTCGGGGCGCGGAAGAAGGTCGGCGGCGGCTGGAACGGCATGCGCGAGATCAGTGCGGCCGGGGACCTGAGCGGTGACGGCCGCAGGGATCTGCTGGCCCGCGACACCGCCGGGAAGCTCTGGCTGTACCCGGGCAAGGGCAACGGCGTCTTCGGCGCGCGCAAGCTCGCCGGCAGCGGCTGGAACGCCCTGAACCAGATGGTCTCGCCGGGCGACATGAACGGCGACGGCAAGTCCGACCTGCTGGCCCGCGACGGATCCCGTGCGCTGTGGCTGTACGCGGGCAACGGCAGGGGCGGCTTCACTCCGCGCAAGAAGCTGCCCTACGCCTGGCCCAGCGACGAGCCGGTGATCGCGACGGGCGATGTGAACGGCGACGGACTCTCCGACCTCCTGCGTCCCATCGACTACCAGGCGTTCGTCTACTACGGCACCGGCAGGGGCTCCGTCGGCGGCCCGAACGCCGACATGCTCTGGGACACCGCACCCGGCGTCCGCGTCTTCTGACGCGGCGGGGCAGGGCGGGGCCGGCCGGGTCGTCCCCGGACCTCCCGGCCGGCGTCAGGACCGCTCCGGGCAGGACCGGCTTACGCTCAACCGGCATAAAAGGGAAGCAAAATGAGGTCGCGTCGGAGCAACGCCCGCACCTGCGGCAACATCTAGGTGAACGACGGGCCCGCGCTCGCACGGACGCGGTCGTGTCGAGGGCCGGACGGAGTGAGGACGTGGTGGACGTGGGCGCTGTGGTGGAGCCGAGGATCGCCGTTGCCGTGGTGACCATGGGCAACCGGCCCGCCGAGGTGGACGCGCTGCTGGAGTCGGTGGCCAAGCAGGACCTGGCCCCCGCCCGCATCGTGATCATCGGCAACGGCTGCGAGCTGCCCGAATTCGCCCGCCGCCTCTCCCTGCCCGGGGAGGTCACCACCATCGACGTCGAGGAGAACCTCGGCTGCCCCGGCGGCCGCAACGTCGGCCTCGCCCGCCTCCGCGAGTTCGGGGACGTGGACGTCGTGGTCGAGCTCGACGACGACGGGCTCCTCGTCGACGCGGACGTACTGCGCCGCGTACGCGACCTGTACGCCGCCGACCCGGGCCTCGGCATCGTCGGGTTCCGTATCGCCGACGAGAACGGCGAGACCCAGCGCCGGCACGTGCCGCGCGTCGGCGCCTCGGACCCCATGCAGGGCGGCTACGTCACCGGATTCCTCGGCGGCGGCCACGCCCTGAGCATGGCCATGCTGGACGAGACCGGCGACTGGCCCGCGGAGTTCTTCTTCGCACACGAGGAGACCGACCTCGCCTGGCGGGCCGCCGACGCCGGCTGGAAGATCCTCTACGCGCCCGAACTGCTGCTCCAGCACCCCAAGACCTCGCCCGCCCGGCACGCGATATACCACCGCGTCACGGCCCGTAACCGGGTCTGGCTGGTCCGGCGCAACCTTCCGCTGCCCCTCGTCCCCGTCCACCTGGGCGTCTGGATCGCCGTCACCCTGCTGCGCACCCGCTCGCTCGGCGGGCTCAAGGCCTGGTTCGGCGGCTTCGCGGAGGGCGTGCGCAAGCCCGCCGGGCACCGCCGGCCCATGAAGTGGCGGACGGTGTGGCGGCTGACGCGTCTCGGCAG harbors:
- a CDS encoding FG-GAP-like repeat-containing protein, which translates into the protein MLRTLPGRIAPGELPTLRRTAARRALGAVVAVAASLATVTGTAPQAAAADNSARCPSGKLCLFQYGQYKGEMKIVPSSQATLGAFDNKASSLVNNSGKWAVAYTGAKYTGGDSLLISPHNGAIELSGGAFGGTFDNKISSMRVATTEYEAVQGVPWMDWYRQPEEKRPEGLPDAARFGDLNNDGRPDLLERAADGRLWFLSGIGNADGSTKGKLVGSGWNAMTQLVRHGDYNGDAKEDVYARDRSGVLWFYPGRGDGAFGARKKVGGGWNGMREISAAGDLSGDGRRDLLARDTAGKLWLYPGKGNGVFGARKLAGSGWNALNQMVSPGDMNGDGKSDLLARDGSRALWLYAGNGRGGFTPRKKLPYAWPSDEPVIATGDVNGDGLSDLLRPIDYQAFVYYGTGRGSVGGPNADMLWDTAPGVRVF
- a CDS encoding SUKH-4 family immunity protein; this encodes MAKGTLETVGDVVTAVDTSRVNGISDAFLTSLRGCSLSKVVDGMFYTDQSVMLASVETGGETYFKLGSQDDDISGTYLLSQAGEVFIQGPDGGQLRFVNSGLGSFFHFLEKWSGFVSGPAPLDASGDIDEDAVIEEGVRLKGALERVDAAAFSDESTWWSNVYEEVELGVLGPL
- a CDS encoding FG-GAP-like repeat-containing protein encodes the protein MRPTFSRAFRAVLTAGAAAGIIATAVSAPAQAASGYDRCPWGSLCVFSDPVGKGQMLVVKGSLLNLGAWDNRISSYANYTDWAVCFTLAAGLDPREGGTHFYPGHGSFDESATPELDNAVSSLDLGPEADRFCAGESRYPMYQWDSEPKPRPAALPEHGAFGDVNGDGYADFLSRNKYGQLWTSHAHSSQGTTRLVGSGWNAMTQLVRHGDYDGDVKEDLFARDKSGVLWFYPGRGDGTTGTRVRVGGGWNTMRDLAAAGDLTGDGRADLLAADRTGTLWTYPGDGKGSFGSRKKVGGGWKAMNELVGAGDMNSDRRADLVARDTAGKLWFYPGNGTGGFGARTLVGAGWNRFTELAGLGDTTGDGRPDLIAHDPRETSLRVYPGTGAAGGGLKAAKVFGNLQSGVLVF
- a CDS encoding glycosyltransferase family 2 protein, with product MVEPRIAVAVVTMGNRPAEVDALLESVAKQDLAPARIVIIGNGCELPEFARRLSLPGEVTTIDVEENLGCPGGRNVGLARLREFGDVDVVVELDDDGLLVDADVLRRVRDLYAADPGLGIVGFRIADENGETQRRHVPRVGASDPMQGGYVTGFLGGGHALSMAMLDETGDWPAEFFFAHEETDLAWRAADAGWKILYAPELLLQHPKTSPARHAIYHRVTARNRVWLVRRNLPLPLVPVHLGVWIAVTLLRTRSLGGLKAWFGGFAEGVRKPAGHRRPMKWRTVWRLTRLGRPPVV